In Phaseolus vulgaris cultivar G19833 chromosome 3, P. vulgaris v2.0, whole genome shotgun sequence, the sequence tctttggttgtgttgtaagtaatctagggttgattgcttagtggattccagtggtttctgggaagactggatgtagctctgggtttagagtgaaccagtataaacctctgtgtgcattctctctatccttaatctctttcaattcagtttttatatttgtgaactggtataaacaaccgattgtttctgcgaaagaaccgattgtttttctggtgttgtgcttatttgctttgtgttttggcaaactgaattctgattcaagtgtttctcgaagtaatttcattcttgacttaaaattttgcgaaaaccctctttaaaccattcacctcctctagtttaaagccatacattctaacaaaagattctttgtccaatgggtatggagtataaaaagatacgtgcatgtcctaatgattgtatattataccgaaaagattttgaattgttgactAGTTAtctgaggtgtgggttatcatgTTATAAGTTGAAATAAACAGATGATGGTACTATTAAAGACATAGAAAatcatggacccccaatgaagattatgtggtatcttcccatcattcgaatgatgaagcgtttgtttgcaaacccaaacgatgctaagaatcttagatggcatgcaaaatgagaggaaatgtgatgacATGTActacatccagctgattctattcagtggaagaaatttgatgatgagtttccacagtttggtaaagaatcaagaaatctGGCCACacgagcaaaggtttcaccataatcaatcACTTATTCTTGATTGTAACCTTTGGCAACTAGTATTGCCTTGTTTATAGTAATCACACCAGCTTCATCCAACTTGTTTCTGAAGACCCATTTAGTTCCAATGATATTCATCTTATCTGACTTTGGAACAGGAAGCCACACATCATTCCTTGTGAATTGAATAAGCTCTTCATGCATTGCAGCCACCCATTTCTCATTATTAAGTGCTTCTTCAATTGTctttggttcaacttgagagacaaaaTTTGTGTGCCTGCAATAGTTTGAGAAAGTGTTGCGTGTAGAAACACACTTCTTTATCTGTCCAATGATGTTTTCCACTAACAAatcccttggaattctccattctttaggcaactCATCCTGCTACataatttcaaccggttgtttcgataaatcaatcggttatttttctGGACAAGATTCCAACTTCTGCAAAATGATGTTTTGTTCATCCTCTTCTGCGCAATTCTTTGAGGATTTCATTTCTTTgtgatcaacttcatcaaacaccacatgAACAAATTCTTCTACAATCATAGCTATTGGAGGAGTAGCCAATAAAGATGCTATtgtcagctttttcatcaaacattCCCCGATTTTCTTTCCCATTATTCAGAACAAAACAGCTGCATCCAAACACGTTTAGGTGActaatgtttggcttccttccattgaagagttcgtAAGGAGTTTTCTTCGAGATTGGCCTTAtgagcactctattcatcacataacaagaggtgctAACAACATCGGCCCAAAAATATTTGTGTAGGGAGGATTCACTTAGCATGGTTTTTGCAGATTCTTCAAGAGATATGTTCTTTCTTTCCACTACTCCATTCTGTTGAGGAGTTCTTGGTGTAGAGAAGTTGTGCAGGATCCCCATCTTTTCACAGAATTGctgaatttctcattttgaaatttccCTCATGATCACTCCCTACAGAACCAATGCTACTGCtttttgtgttttgtagtcTTCTAGCAAGCTTTTGGAAGGCAGAGAAaacatcactctttgattccaagaagagtgtccatgtgtacctagaaaagtcattaataataacaaaagcATAATAGTTaccaccaagactcatggttcttgaaggaccaaataagtccatgtGCAGCAACTCAAGGGGTTttgaagatgaaacaacattCTTTAGTTTGAAAGAATGTTTaatttgtttccccttttgacatgctttacatatgtggtccttctcaaacttgagtttgtGTAACCctatcacaagatcttttgaaattaatttgttcAATTGATTCATGTGAATGTAGGCTATTCTTCTATGCCATAGCCAAGATTCATCATGCTTAGAGAGAAGACAACCAATGGAACAAGAAAAATAGATATCTAAAAGATAGACATTGTTGATTcttttaccaatcaacattactTCCTTTGAGTTGAGAAAGCAGATTTCACAGGAGTTTGGCTTGAAGATGACTTGATAACACTTGTCacacagttggctaatgctAAGCAGGTTGTGTTTTAGACCTTCCACATACAAGACATCATGAATCAATAAGTTTCTTTTGTCTCCTATAGagcctcttccaagaatccttcccTTTGTTGTCAACATATGTCACATGCCCTTCTTGTTTGAAAGTGATGTTCACAAACTTAGATTTATCTCCAGTCATGTGTTTGGAACAACCATTGTCCAGGTACCATAGTTGCATGCTTTCCATCAAATTTCCCTACAAAAGACAAATTCAAGTaccaagatttggtccccttacaaaagTGGGTCTTTTGCATTACATTTATCACTGAGAACTTCagaacctttgggaatccatctcattacacctttaggaacaaaatatttcctaattttacagaatctaacagagtggtcTCTCTTCATGaagtaaaaacatgtaacaatcggttgtttcgatttttcaattggttgtttttctggcacttttgaaaaaggctttgagaTCCCACTTTTCTTGCTTTGTGGATTAAACCCcaaaccagattttccaaaaacacatttttgggaTGTCAAGACAGTTTCAAAGTTAGATTTATcctttgaaagtttatccacagtCTTAACAAGATAATGGAGTTTATTTTGAagagttttacaatttttacaacCTTTTGAGTCACACAAGCAAGAAGATTTCTTGTAAAATagttcaagattttcaaaatcagtttttgaattttccaattcttcttttaatgtcttgactctattttcaagtcagttattcaaccctttcaaatggttgttcaagagagccaatcggttagcttcctcatgagtttctttaaaagcttgaagcaattgactatagttttcagcatttaaagaggcacaagaacttacactacttgtaTAATCTTCTCCCCTTGCCATAAAACACAGATTGACTTCTTCATCTTtacttgatgaggagcttgatgagtcatcattgtaagctcttttttattttcctttcttctcatgcttcttgaagttttttctctctttgttgggacattcagttttaatatgaccCTGTTCACCTCATCCAAAGCATGTATATTTGTTAGTGTTAAACTCAATAGGTTTCTTGCTATCATAGTTGTTGGATGAGTCACTTTTGTTGATTCTCTTCTTTAGGAACTTTCTGAATTTCTTAAACAGTAAGCTAAACATTTTCTATTTACTCTAATTTGTCCCTTCATGGATGACCTCTAGAGTATCTCACATTTCCTTAGCCGATGCACATTGtgagatcctgaaaaattcatcagagttcaaagcagaggttatgatattcTGGGAAATCCAgtcaaacttggcctttttattttctgcatcagtccattggaaccaaggtttttcaatagaaacaccttccttttcaaatttaggaataaaagggtcattttcaattgcatcccaaatccctttatcaagagattcaacaaagattttcattttaacatttcaaaactgatagttcaaaccacaaaacaaaggtggcctgttaattgaggcaccctccccaaaaagtagtttttcagccatagaaaaaagatttaggatcgAAAACTTGAGTAACTACAAAAACTTAGCTCTAgatgtcaattgttagaatatatggcctttaaacaagagggggtaaattgtttgaaagagattttcgaaaacttttgaaggtttaatgaaactcaGTGAAGAAATCCATAAAAGAaccaagttagccaagaatacaatctattttaaaatgaagcacaaaaaaacaaccggttgtttcttcgattcAATCGATTGCTTAAACCAGCAGAatttaaaacaacttaaaaacagaatttaaaacaGATCAGAGTAAGAGAAAAACACACAAGCaaattggttcactcttaagccaagagctacatccagtcctcataAACTTCTGGGTTTctactaagcaatcaaaactagattacaacacaaaccaccaaaagagtgaccttgaacccttcaagaaacacactccttTTGGCACAACAAACCACAGAAATCAGAACACCCTTTGATTTTGCACTTACACTCAATtacaaaaatacagtaatcaagaaAGAAGATAATAGAATACACTTGgatattacaaagcttaaagtcaGAAGTACACCCcgatcctattccacacactagaaaatccaaagcttgaagtgaatcttgaaaacttgaaGTTCAATTTGCACTATGATTTATCAAAAATGTTTCTTACATTCCAGGAGCATATAACTAACTTTTTATACtccaaataataatttaaaacatttaaaagagGATCGCATTacgttagaaatcatttaagaaAGATTCACAAatcaaaacagaattctgttaggccttTCAAAGACACAACTGGTTGAaaacacgaaacaaccgattgatttcaTTTGACAAcgaagtcaaccaagtcaaataactttcaacctttttcaaaacctcttaagaacaaaacaaccggttgattcgacaaaacaacaagttttttttcccttagttgaaaaacattccattttaaaaaggttttcaaATCAAATCAGTTCTGGATTCAAAcaaggagtggattacaaatgATTCTACCCCAGACCCCACACAAACACACAGCAGCaaatccagccttccatcaaacaccttggatttggattcttcaaagctcttgaTCACTCTAGATCAACATTCATAGCCATGGCTACTCTTCAACAATGGTCTCTTTATCAACTGATGTCAAAAATGCatttcttaatggggatttgtaggaagaaatttatatggagcaacctcccaGTTTTGTTGCTTAGGGGGAGTCGTCTGGATTGGTATTTCATCTttacaaatccttatatggcctcaagcagtcttctagggcttggtttggaaaatttagcaatgtttTTTAACAGtttggtatgactcgcagtgaagcagatcattcagtttttttATCATCACTCGAGTgttgggtgtatctatcttgtagtatatgttgatgacattgttcttacaggcaGTGATCATCTGGCATCTCAcaagtgttagaatatatggccttaaacgagaggggggtgaattgtttaagagggattttcacaaactttgaaggtataatgaaaatcaatgttgaattacagagaaaagaatcaaggaaacaaatacccaaaactgttttaagataatatcagaaaaa encodes:
- the LOC137839419 gene encoding uncharacterized mitochondrial protein AtMg00820-like is translated as MGKKIGECLMKKLTIASLLATPPIAMIVEEFVHVVFDEVDHKEMKSSKNCAEEDEQNIILQKHTNFVSQVEPKTIEEALNNEKWVAAMHEELIQFTRNDVWLPVPKSDKMNIIGTKWVFRNKLDEAGVITINKAILVAKGYNQE